One stretch of Deinococcus radiopugnans ATCC 19172 DNA includes these proteins:
- a CDS encoding SPOR domain-containing protein, with amino-acid sequence MSRPTATRRWPDILIGVLVLLLLAGFAALLLGQRKTATTTTPTTTAPTTSGIPAAPGTADDTTTITPPAADTDTTPDSAATDSTNTAAASDTPSTSASPTATAPTDTAQTAAATDAVTEAPIIPAAPTADDTATTGPEATPDTAASTDASTAETPATRTPTADAQPPQTETPQAEITEPPATPTETPTASTVAPRSGGAVATSESRTPLRSDYRISLGTFGSVGTAQSRTAPVSSLGYTVYPIDLGSQVVAQVGPFADEASARQALGDIQRAYPGALLYPPRAKATGTADSSSGSSSSSDSASSAPAPASAPAAAPSGPIYLQVGAFDRVESAQKLVDQLRDLGYVPTVNAPEGRKVTVAVGPYTGDALTRTEKRLDDNNLDHFRVR; translated from the coding sequence ATGAGCAGACCCACCGCCACCCGCCGCTGGCCCGACATCCTGATCGGGGTTCTGGTGCTGCTGCTGCTGGCCGGCTTTGCTGCGCTGCTGCTGGGCCAGCGCAAGACGGCCACCACCACCACGCCCACCACGACAGCGCCGACGACTTCCGGCATACCCGCCGCGCCGGGGACAGCTGACGACACCACCACCATTACGCCCCCTGCGGCGGACACCGATACGACTCCGGACAGCGCAGCCACCGACAGCACCAACACTGCGGCCGCCTCCGACACCCCCTCCACCAGCGCCAGCCCTACCGCCACCGCGCCCACCGACACCGCACAGACGGCCGCGGCCACTGATGCGGTCACCGAGGCGCCCATCATTCCCGCCGCGCCCACGGCTGACGACACAGCCACCACCGGACCAGAAGCGACGCCGGATACGGCGGCCAGCACCGATGCCTCAACCGCTGAAACACCAGCCACCAGGACCCCCACCGCTGACGCTCAGCCCCCCCAGACCGAAACTCCCCAGGCCGAGATCACCGAACCGCCAGCCACTCCCACCGAAACCCCCACCGCCAGCACGGTTGCGCCGCGTAGCGGTGGCGCCGTTGCCACCAGCGAGAGCCGCACGCCGCTGCGCAGCGATTACCGCATCAGCCTGGGCACCTTCGGGAGCGTGGGCACGGCCCAGAGCCGCACCGCGCCAGTCAGCAGCCTGGGCTACACGGTTTATCCCATCGATCTGGGCAGCCAGGTGGTGGCGCAGGTTGGCCCCTTCGCCGACGAGGCCAGCGCCCGGCAGGCCCTGGGCGACATTCAGCGGGCCTACCCCGGCGCGCTGCTGTACCCGCCGCGCGCCAAGGCCACCGGCACCGCTGACAGCAGTTCGGGCAGCAGCTCCAGCAGCGATAGCGCCAGTTCTGCGCCTGCCCCGGCCAGCGCCCCGGCGGCGGCGCCCAGCGGCCCGATCTACCTGCAGGTGGGGGCCTTTGACCGCGTGGAGAGCGCCCAGAAGCTGGTGGACCAGTTGCGTGACCTGGGCTACGTGCCTACCGTCAACGCGCCCGAGGGCCGCAAGGTGACGGTGGCCGTCGGCCCCTACACCGGCGACGCCCTGACCCGCACCGAGAAGCGGCTGGATGACAACAATCTGGACCACTTCCGGGTGCGCTGA
- a CDS encoding tetratricopeptide repeat protein encodes MKQTTRSSRSRRAALTGLLPGLLLGLAGVSSAQTMVETVTSVGIQNTLNSATTVPKLPTLPTAAQNTATQDQNAPGAAQGTAAPGPTTPPIPPLTPAQQAGLEKAQAAYAAKQYAQARSGFEALVAQNYGHPEPHFGLALALLALGNDKGAAFELRQFVTLAPDRYEGPYNLGVIAGRAGDHAGALQLYAQAVTLMEGKAPAATQRQILEALAAEQTRLADFAALSATLAQITALAPEDLDAGYRLAQARTLAGQGAEALPGLYAVLQADGTRMDAALLLADIYVAQGLPDRAVRELDAAVKRVRKASERSALLLRKADILAAGKDTRGAVLAASAAAKADKYNAAAFAREGELRALRNDRSGALTAYLSAVRLAPDNAAYRTALAGVRLTLGRFDEAAADTTLALKLKPDTATSARALYVRGLAAYRQNRLLDAVVALKESHRRRPDADTALWLGLSHYARQDYPAAASALADSVRLSPTPTARLNLASALLASARYAEAEAVLRGLVTEDPKAADAWYMLGLAQRSQRQDDQARISLKVAADLGNSKARDALK; translated from the coding sequence GTGAAGCAAACAACGCGCTCCAGCCGTTCCAGACGCGCCGCACTGACCGGACTGCTGCCCGGCCTGTTGCTGGGCCTGGCCGGCGTCAGTTCGGCCCAGACCATGGTGGAAACCGTCACGTCCGTCGGCATCCAGAACACCTTGAACTCGGCGACCACTGTTCCCAAACTTCCCACACTGCCCACAGCCGCACAGAACACGGCGACTCAAGACCAAAACGCCCCAGGTGCGGCCCAGGGGACGGCCGCGCCAGGCCCGACCACCCCGCCCATTCCCCCACTGACCCCGGCCCAACAGGCCGGGCTGGAAAAGGCGCAGGCGGCCTATGCGGCCAAGCAGTACGCCCAGGCCCGCAGCGGCTTTGAGGCACTGGTGGCGCAGAACTACGGCCATCCGGAACCGCATTTCGGGCTGGCGCTGGCACTGCTGGCGCTGGGCAACGACAAGGGCGCGGCCTTTGAGCTAAGACAGTTCGTGACGTTGGCCCCCGACCGCTACGAGGGACCGTACAACCTGGGCGTGATTGCGGGCCGGGCCGGGGATCACGCGGGGGCGCTGCAACTGTACGCTCAGGCCGTCACGCTGATGGAGGGCAAGGCCCCCGCCGCCACCCAGCGCCAGATTCTCGAGGCCCTGGCCGCCGAACAGACCCGGCTGGCCGACTTCGCCGCCCTGAGCGCCACCCTGGCCCAGATCACCGCGCTGGCCCCCGAGGACCTGGACGCCGGCTACCGGCTGGCGCAGGCCCGGACCCTGGCGGGCCAGGGGGCCGAGGCGCTGCCCGGCCTGTACGCGGTGCTGCAGGCCGACGGCACCCGCATGGACGCGGCGCTGCTGCTGGCCGACATCTACGTGGCCCAGGGATTGCCGGACCGGGCCGTGCGCGAGCTGGACGCCGCGGTTAAGCGGGTCAGGAAGGCCAGCGAGCGCTCGGCGTTGCTGCTGCGCAAGGCCGACATCCTGGCGGCTGGCAAGGACACCCGTGGGGCGGTCCTGGCCGCGAGCGCCGCCGCCAAGGCCGACAAGTACAACGCCGCCGCGTTCGCGCGTGAAGGCGAATTGCGCGCGCTGCGCAATGACCGGTCGGGCGCGTTGACCGCGTACCTGAGCGCGGTGCGGCTGGCCCCGGACAACGCCGCCTACCGCACGGCGCTGGCCGGCGTCCGCCTGACCCTGGGCCGCTTCGACGAGGCCGCCGCCGACACCACGCTGGCATTGAAACTCAAGCCCGATACGGCCACGTCGGCGCGGGCGCTGTACGTGCGCGGCCTTGCCGCCTACCGCCAGAACCGGCTGCTGGACGCGGTGGTGGCGCTCAAGGAAAGCCACAGACGCCGCCCCGACGCCGACACTGCGCTGTGGCTGGGCCTGAGCCACTACGCCCGGCAGGACTACCCGGCGGCCGCGAGCGCCCTGGCCGACAGCGTGCGGCTGAGCCCCACCCCCACGGCGCGGCTGAATCTGGCCTCCGCCCTGCTGGCGAGCGCGCGCTACGCGGAGGCGGAGGCCGTGCTGCGCGGTCTGGTCACGGAAGACCCCAAGGCCGCCGACGCGTGGTACATGCTGGGATTGGCCCAGCGCTCGCAGCGCCAGGACGATCAGGCCCGGATCTCACTCAAGGTGGCCGCCGATCTGGGCAACAGCAAGGCCAGGGATGCCCTGAAGTAA